In Sorangium aterium, the genomic stretch CGCCCGACAGCCCGAGATCCATCGCCGCGACGTCCCCCTCGAGCAGCACGAGGCGCTCGCGGTCCGCCGCCGGCAGCGCGTCGCGCTCCGCGCTCGCCTGCGCTGACGACTTCGCGAGCACGACGGCGACCACGAGCGTGCGCGGCTCCGACGCGAGGATGTGCTGCAGCATCTTCCGCGCGATGAACTTGGGGAAGCCGGTGATGAGCACCACGCTGTCGTAGCCGGGGCGAGGCATCGGCTGGAGCTTACCGCAGCGGTGCGCCTGCTCCGCAGCTTTCCGCTGACGCCGCCTCGCACAAGCGCAGGGGTGATGCGGGCAGCTGCCACGCCGCGCGCCGCTGTCCGGCCGGGGCGTGCACCCGCGGCTGCAGCCAAGGGCTAGCCCGTCCGCGATCGCGGCTCGACGGTTCTTCGCCCGGTCGACGCGGCGTGCCCGGGAGTCGCCTCCTCGCGCACGAGCAGCTCGGCGGCGAGGACCTCGCGCGCGTCGCCCGGCGCGCGCTGCGATTTTGCAGGTTCGTGGTCGACCGCGGCGAGAAGGCGCTACCGTTCGGGTCGTGATCGTGCGATCGACCTCTGCCGTGCGCCGCGGCGCTGCGGCGCTCCTGGCCATCGTCCTCGGCCTGAGCGCGGGCGCCCTGGGCTGCAAATCGCCTGGCGCGCCGTCCGACGCCGGCGCCTCGGCGATGAGCCCCGTGCCCGCGCCGGCGGGGCTCATCGCCGAGGCGTTCCTCCCGACGCCGGACGCCACGTGGGCCAAGGCGCGCGCCCTCGTCGGCGGCTCGGCGGCGCTCCTCCCGAGCAGCGCCGGCGCCCTTGCCGCGTCGCTGTTCGGCCTGCCCATCACCGTCGCGTCCGAGATCGACGGCGCGGTGCCGGTGCTCGGCGCCGCCGTGGAGGCCGCGGACGGGGCGCGCCCGCGGGCCGCGCTCGGCATCCACGTGAAGGACGGGGGGCGCTTCATCGACCAGCTCACGCGAGGCGAGGGGGCGCGCTTCCGCGCGAAGCCCGACGCGGCGACCGCCATCGCGCTGCTCGAGCCGCTCCAGGGGGCGAGCCCGGTGGCCCTCGGCGTCCTCGGCAACTACCTGCTCGTCGCGGAGACGCCCGGGGACCTGATCTCCCTGGGCCCCTACGTCGCGCGGACGATGCCTCAAGCGCAGGTGCCGAAGGAGGATCTCGCGGTCGAGCTCCCGAGGGCCGCGCTCGAGGGCCCGGTGCTCAAGGCGGCGCGGAGCGCCTGGGACAAGGCGCGCGGCCCCGACGGCGCGCCGCGCGCCACCGCGGTGCCGCTCGGCCCGATGATCGAGGGCGCGCTCGCGATGCTCGGCGATCTCGAGCGAGCGCGCCTCACGCTGGTGCTGGACGAGGACGCGCACCTGCGCGTCTCCGGAACGCCGAAGGCAGGGGGCGGCCCGGCGTCGAAGGCGTCGGCCGATCTCGCCGTCGGCGACGTGAAGCCGCTGCTCGATCTGCCCGCCGACTCGCTCGTCGGGATCCTCGTCCGCGATCGGGCCGCGACGCGCGCCGAGAACGTGCCCAGGCTCGTCGACGCCCTCGCTGGGCTCGTCGAGGGCGACCTCCCGGCCGCGGAGCGGGAGCGGCTCGGCGCCGCGATCCGCGCGGCGTCGGACGCGCGCGGCGACTGGTTCGCCGGCGGGCTCCGCTTCGACGGCGCGGGTCCCACGGCGTTCGTGCGCGCCGCCGTGGGCGACCGGGCCAAGCTCGAGGCCTCCATCCAGGATCTGCTCGGGACCGCGGAGCTCCCGCCGTTCAAGGCCGCGCTGCAGCGCGAGGGGCTCCGGGTCTCCGCGGGCAAGGCGGCGCTTCCGCTGCTCGACGGCGACGTGCGGCGGGTGCGGTTCGAGCGGACCGCCGGCGTGAGCGCGCCCCCTGGCGCCGGAGGGGCGCAGGCGCGCAAGGGCCCGCAGGGAGTGGGGCCGCAGGGCGGGACGCAGGGCGCGGGGCCGCAGGGCGGGAAGGGCGGGCCCGCCGCGCAGGGAGCGTCGCTTCCGCCGTCGTCGATCGAGCTGCTCTACCTGGTCCGCGACGACGGCCTCTTCGCGGCCGTCGGCAACGATCCGGGCGCGGGGCTCCGCGGCGTGGTCGCCGCGCTCCAGGGAGAGCGCCTCGGCGAGGTCCCGTCCATGAAGAAGGCGCTGGCGCCGCTCGGCTCGGACATCGCGTTCGCGCTGGTGGTCGAGCCGCTGCGGCTCGTCGCGAGCCGCCTTGGCCAGCCGGGCGCGGGCGACACCGCGCCCGTGGTGATCGCCGCCGGCGCCGCGCCCGAGAGCGCCGGCTCACCCGCCGCGTTCTGGGCGCGCGCCGACATCGCCGCCGCGGCGCTCCGGGAGCTCGCCCGGCTCGGAGGCGCCTTTTGACGAGCGCGGCACGCGCGCGAGCGCTCGTCATCGGCGGGCTCCAGGCGTTCCTGCTCGCGCTCCCCGCGGGGTGCACGACGAAGGGAGGCGCGGACTGGGTCCACGACGGCTCGAGCGAGCCGCAGATCGCGCGCGGAGGCGGCGGGTGGCTCCACGAGCCCTCCCCGGACGACGGCGATCGCGACCGGGGCGCCAGCGCCGCTGTCGACGGCGCGCAGGGCGAGGCGCCGGGCGCGGCGCAGGCCGATCTGGGCGGCGCCGCGGGCGAGGGCGACCCCGTGATCCTCGTGCGCGAGCACGGCCGGCCCGCGCGCGCGACGCCGGCGCCGCAGGCCGTGCCGGCGCCGGTGCCACAGGTGGCGCCGGGGCTCGCGCCCGGGATGTTCCGGAACACCTACTACGACTTCCCGAGCGAGGGCGGAGGGCCGAAGGATGCGGTCCTCTACGACGCCGCCTGCGCGGCGCTCGCGAGCGTCCCGCGCGCGTTCCACGACCAGGTCTGCGTCCAGGGCAGCGGCCGGCTCGCTTCGGGTGACACGGTAAGCTTCGCGCGGCGCGGCTGCGCATGCGCCGATGTCTGCCCGCGCACCGGCCAGCAGGTCTGCTTCGAGCGGCTCGATCCGCGGCGGTTCCCGTATGGCCGCGGCGCGACCGGGCGCCCGATCACGCCGCTGCGCACGGTCGCGGTCGACTCGAGCGTCATTCCGCTCGGCACGTCCCTCTTCGTGCCCGAGCTCGTCGGGCTGCCGCTCCCGGGCGGGGGCCGACACGACGGCTGCTTCGTCGCCGAGGATCGCGGCATCAAGGTCGTCGGACGGCAGATCGACGTCTTCACCGGCGATCCTGCGGTCACCGCGCGCCTCAACGCGATCTTTGCCTCCAACCGCGGCGTGCGTGTGGTGCTCGAGGACGCCCGGTGCCGCGCGCT encodes the following:
- a CDS encoding 3D domain-containing protein, which produces MTSAARARALVIGGLQAFLLALPAGCTTKGGADWVHDGSSEPQIARGGGGWLHEPSPDDGDRDRGASAAVDGAQGEAPGAAQADLGGAAGEGDPVILVREHGRPARATPAPQAVPAPVPQVAPGLAPGMFRNTYYDFPSEGGGPKDAVLYDAACAALASVPRAFHDQVCVQGSGRLASGDTVSFARRGCACADVCPRTGQQVCFERLDPRRFPYGRGATGRPITPLRTVAVDSSVIPLGTSLFVPELVGLPLPGGGRHDGCFVAEDRGIKVVGRQIDVFTGDPAVTARLNAIFASNRGVRVVLEDARCRALGRPAGPS